GGATACAAAGCGCCGCGTGGAAATTGTTGGCATACTTATGTTACACTGCCCGAATATTTGATAACGGATTCAATTACTATCGGCTCATTGACCATGCAAACAGGTCGCATAAAGGACGGTGGATATCATGATCTCATGGCAGCCTCCACACTAACGGTTCCTTTGAATTCAACGCAAGCCTCTGTGCGTTTGACGCCATTCATAGATCCCAATTTGCAAGCCGTAGACTCGGTGCATTATAATATTTGGGTGGATTACAATGGCGATAAAGATTTTAATGATGCCGGTGAGCATGCATTTTATCACTACGGGAGATCCAAAGCCAACGGGGTTTTAACGATACCCGTCGGTCTTGCAGCTGGCTTAAGTACACGTATGCGCCTCAGTATAAGTTATTTCCAAAATCATGTTAATGCGGATTCTCTGGTTGCGTTTGGTCAGATCATGGATTTAGGTTTTGCGATTCAGGCACCGTTCACACGCTCAACACCTTTGGTTAATATTAATCTCAATGAGGATTTTGGAACAGCGACGGCGGTGATTCTAAAAAATGGTCTCTCAGGAAATACCACGGGACTTTCTTTTAATGCGTCAGCTTTATCCGGAGGCGTCACCGTCAATCGGAGCGTGGACACCATTCGTATCGCGAGCGTAGCCGATTTTAACGGTCAAGTCAAAATCGCGATGACAACTTCGGACGGTAGCTATACACTGTACGACACGATCACCGTCACCGTCAACCCCGTCAATGATGCGCCGTATGTTAGCGCGGGTGTTCGTGATACAATGCTTAACGAGGACGTACCGAAAACTTTTCTGATGCGCATGAGTGATCATTTTTCGGATGTGGATCAGGATGCGCTTACGATTCAATCGAATGTGTTGTCGGGTAGCGCGCAGATCACAGTAAGCGATGATTCTCTGTATATTGAACCGGCGATAAATTTCAACGGAGATGTGGTCGTCGAACTTATGGCGTCGGATGGCGATTTGTCCGTATCGGATACGTTTATTGTGCAAGTGACTCCCATACAAGACGCCCCGTATCGTGTGACAGCGTTGCGCGATACGTCATTTAATGAAGATGTGAGTAATCAGTTGGTTACTAAACTCACATCATATTTTTCCGATCCGGATAATGATCTTCTGACGTACAACGTACTGATAGTATCCGGTATCGTATCGGCACGTATAGGTCAGGACTCTCTGTACATCACTGCACAAGCCGATGCTACGGGTCCAAGCTCACTGCGCATTTCGGCCACAGACGGAAATACATCCGTGTATGACACGATCACCGTCACGGTGACGCCCGTCAATGATGCACCGCTATTAGCCTTAGCTTTGCGTGATACGACATTGTCACAGACTTTTACGCGGGCGTTTATTGAAAAGCTGACCGATAATTTTACCGACGTGGATAATGGCACGCTACAGTATTCGGTTACATCGCTGACGAGCGGGCTGACCGCTTCGCTGGGCAATGACTCGATCTATGTTACCGGTTCTAATCTGGCTACCGGCACGGCTAAAATCGCCGTACAAGCCAGTGACGGATCATTAACGGCTAACGACACATTACAGATAACGATCATCGACGTGACTGCACCATCGGGTTTTGTTGCAGCATTGGCATCACCATTGCTTCCGCGCGTTCGCTTTACGGTCGGCGGTAATGAAATATTGAATAGCGCCGCATTAACGGTCAATAATGCGTCGGTCACGCTTACCAAGCGGGACAGCAAACGTTATTCCGGTCAATACGATCTCACGACGCTGCCGACGTCACTCACCGTGGTTGGCACGGTCACGGATTTGGGTAATAACGTGAGTCCGGCGATCAATCGTACGATTCAGGTGAGCACGCTCAGCAAACCGCTGGCGATCCATGGTTTCGAACTCGCACGGGTTTCAGGGGCAAAAGAGAGTATCGTACTGGTAAGCGAAGAAGAAATCGGCATGAATAAATCAGATGCGACAATGCAAGCCGTGACGATCAGTTTTGATGAAACGATGACGATTCGTCTGTCCGCGCCTGTACAACATCGGGACAAAGGCCGGTATCGCATCGTGCGGTGGACGGATGAAGAAAAATATCCCGACTATTCGATGATTTCCGTCTGGCAGGAATGCACGATGCAATACAAAGCTGGCGTGGTCATAACGACGATAGAAAAGTCCGGCACGTATGCGTTGGTCTACGATTCCGAAGCCGAGGTATTGCCGACGGAGTTTGTGCTCAATCAAAATTATCCCAACCCGTTTAACCCGACGACGACGATTCGTTACGATATTGCGGTGTCAGGGCAAGTGTCGCTTATCGTCTATAATCTGCTCGGGCAAAAGGTGCGTACGCTGATCAATGGTTATGCGCCGCAAGGAACGTATCGTTTGCAATGGGATGGTAATAATGATATGGGCCAACGCGTTTCATCCGGTGTGTATCTTTACCGCCTGGAATCCGGAGGAAAACGATTCACTAAGCGTATGATGTTCTTGAAATAGTGAATGTTTAGTACGGTTCACGTTTGAAGGCATGAGGTTTCCTGTAAAAAACCTTTGGATTCAGATGGTTTATAAAAAGCAGAGGAAAAATGAAGTGGTTTAAGAGATTAGTGTTTTTGAGTATGGTGTTATTTTTCGGATTATCACTGCAAGCGCAAGAGGATGGGGAAAGCAACGATGCCGGACATCCTAAAACAAAATTCGGAATCGGTATTTCGATTGGAACGAATACGCACCGGTTTGGTGATGATGAAGATTACAAATTCTACAAAACCGGGGCGGTTATGGGTATTTATGTGCCCATTAATATCAATGGCAAGTGGCGCATGGAACCGGAAGTAAGTTTTAATACGATGTCCGGTAAAATAAATAGTGAAGAAGGAATTTATTCTTATTCATCCAGCTCGACGTTGAAAATATCACGATATGGCGTGGGTGTTCTTTACCGCAAAAAACGAGAACAGACAGAAACCTATCTTGGCGTACGCTTTGGTAAAGCCTTTGTAGAAGACAAAAGTAGCTCTTCGTACGAAGAACCTGGTTATGAGAATGCCCGTAGTGAAAAACGGAATAGATCCGACTTGTATCTCGGACCGGTGGCGGGTGGTGAATATTATTTTTCTCCTTTTTTTAGTATTGGCGGCGAAGCGCAGGTGATCTATACGAAAGTCGGTCGAACTTATGGTGATGAATACGAGGATGATGAAGACGGTAATATTGACTTCGATGTTCATGCGTGGGATACACGTGCTCATTTGTTTGTCCGATGGTATTTTTAAAGCATGGGATTATCGTGAACGGATTCTTTTTATTAAGAATAAATTAACCCACTCTCAATGAGAACCGGCGGCGTGAACGGGTAGTAACCTCAGTAACGCCGTTTTTTTTATTACCGATGAAAAAACCACATTGTCATGCAGTAGTGTTTCGAAAGGATTAACTCTAAATTATCAGAGCAAATTTTATGAAAATAGCAAAATAAGCAGGCAACATGGATTTACAATCACCGATGATACAGACGATACTGGTTATTGCCTCGGGCCTTTTGATGATAGGATTGATACTGACGCTGATTGTTAGTTTTACCGGGTAAGTTGAGTTATGTGCGACTCATTTACCGAAATACCCAAATCCGTTTCAATCATCGCGACACGTTTTAATATTTGCGTGATCAAATCCATCCAAGCATCATGTATAGCGTCGGAACAATGATTATCCGACGACTCTTTTATAGCCGACAACAAAGCGTTCCCCACGTTACGAAAATTGATTACATGTAATCCCAGCATGTGACCCTTTTCTATCACCGCATACAATTCATGCCAGGCTCCTTGAGCGTTGGTCGCATTTTTGATCAGGAGCTTCATAAGATGATCAAAATGTTTTTGTTGTTGATCTGAGCAGAACGGCGTGAGGTGTAAAAACCGCTCATCCAATACGGTCAATCGATTAAAAAATAGAGACGGTACGTTTTTTTTCTCTGCAAATCGCGCGTAGCTGGACAAGATTCTTAATACTTTATCTTCGGATGTCAGGAGAGCGGAGGTTATTACCATGTTTTCTTTGATGGAATAATTAATGGGATAAAAATACGTTTCTTTGGGCAGAGTATAAAAAAGAGTGGTGCGGTCGGTAAACTACATGAACATGCAGGACTGCAAATCCCGGATACGGCACATGAATATAAAAATCATCAAACTATTCCCGGCTGGCTCTTGCACTTTTGATGCCTGCGTGTTATGTTGTCCCGATGTAGCAGATTAGACAGGTAAAGTCATGTTATTCATTCTTGGAAAGGTGTTAATGTTATATGGCCGCTGAATCGGTCTTGAATCTGGACGAAGTAACGATCCGCTTAGCCGGTGACTCCGGTGATGGTATGCAGCTTGTCGGTACGGAATTGACGAATGCATCGGCGTTGCTCGGTAACGATGTCGGCACACTGCCGGATTACCCCGCGGAAATTCGTGCACCCGCCGGTACATTGCCCGGTGTGAGTGGTTTCCAATTGCACATCGGAAGTTTTGATATCCATACGCCCGGCGATGAAGTGGACGTCCTAGTCGCG
This sequence is a window from bacterium. Protein-coding genes within it:
- a CDS encoding outer membrane beta-barrel protein; translation: MKWFKRLVFLSMVLFFGLSLQAQEDGESNDAGHPKTKFGIGISIGTNTHRFGDDEDYKFYKTGAVMGIYVPININGKWRMEPEVSFNTMSGKINSEEGIYSYSSSSTLKISRYGVGVLYRKKREQTETYLGVRFGKAFVEDKSSSSYEEPGYENARSEKRNRSDLYLGPVAGGEYYFSPFFSIGGEAQVIYTKVGRTYGDEYEDDEDGNIDFDVHAWDTRAHLFVRWYF
- a CDS encoding tandem-95 repeat protein — protein: MTGEFEKSSRESNEAFLRRTLRAAEEISFKRLSRETDRYGKTHESFQMMYRSIPVEDAIIKVHSDHRGIYAVTGETDLPAHIAITPKVEEVQALSKATGNIGAQAYKWQDAHEEKILKEVTDNPQASFYPKAETVVVNIAKEGERPDFRLAYKFDIYASKPVSRDWVYVDASSGEVVRKINRIYHGTATGTAATRYAGTRTIKTDSIAPNQFRLKDMTRGNGVITYNLNHSVNDADSTHFVDNDNQWTAAEYHNGNSDDGALDAHWGAGVVYDYWKNVHNQNSWDGNNAPMINFVHYNTNYPNAFWDGYSVHYGQYQSVNPWTELDVVGHEFGHGLMFGLSNLNYSGEGKALHEGCADIWGALVDNYGNQQFGMNRDVWVFSESIASSRDFNFLMTYKSIDWDFSTGATGHINGQVARYWFYLLVNGGSGANKFGINYNITPIGISEAEKIFYQAFKQYVTPNSNFSDFRQATELAAQDVNSAHVATVKAAWDAVGVPGVVGATIGCMPSGTQQGNIQIDYVSISNKGEFPVNPGWSSGGYIKKNYVFNLILGKKVKMMISYPDATAKHYAMWMDIDRDGQFEEPSERLAGGTVSASSSADSIQLPILLGGSSSYGTVPVRLAVSANPIAGACDDVVGEVEDFTAYLSPPQVIDGYQLNIGANADSELIGKFKIGSLESPVLFYPSDGFKNLAGSNLLNDAGYTLWAFAGESYSVNFSVFRFSESAILASYIEHFSVWIDFDANKVFDADELVFQGSGQDSAVGYIKIPAFITPADSRMRVLMSRGTPVMDPYVTPDYGEVADYNVRFFANPLTADGYKAPRGNCWHTYVTLPEYLITDSITIGSLTMQTGRIKDGGYHDLMAASTLTVPLNSTQASVRLTPFIDPNLQAVDSVHYNIWVDYNGDKDFNDAGEHAFYHYGRSKANGVLTIPVGLAAGLSTRMRLSISYFQNHVNADSLVAFGQIMDLGFAIQAPFTRSTPLVNINLNEDFGTATAVILKNGLSGNTTGLSFNASALSGGVTVNRSVDTIRIASVADFNGQVKIAMTTSDGSYTLYDTITVTVNPVNDAPYVSAGVRDTMLNEDVPKTFLMRMSDHFSDVDQDALTIQSNVLSGSAQITVSDDSLYIEPAINFNGDVVVELMASDGDLSVSDTFIVQVTPIQDAPYRVTALRDTSFNEDVSNQLVTKLTSYFSDPDNDLLTYNVLIVSGIVSARIGQDSLYITAQADATGPSSLRISATDGNTSVYDTITVTVTPVNDAPLLALALRDTTLSQTFTRAFIEKLTDNFTDVDNGTLQYSVTSLTSGLTASLGNDSIYVTGSNLATGTAKIAVQASDGSLTANDTLQITIIDVTAPSGFVAALASPLLPRVRFTVGGNEILNSAALTVNNASVTLTKRDSKRYSGQYDLTTLPTSLTVVGTVTDLGNNVSPAINRTIQVSTLSKPLAIHGFELARVSGAKESIVLVSEEEIGMNKSDATMQAVTISFDETMTIRLSAPVQHRDKGRYRIVRWTDEEKYPDYSMISVWQECTMQYKAGVVITTIEKSGTYALVYDSEAEVLPTEFVLNQNYPNPFNPTTTIRYDIAVSGQVSLIVYNLLGQKVRTLINGYAPQGTYRLQWDGNNDMGQRVSSGVYLYRLESGGKRFTKRMMFLK